Proteins encoded together in one Micromonospora kangleipakensis window:
- a CDS encoding DUF6228 family protein, whose amino-acid sequence MLFPVLRQLNDGVEITAEAGLGSVRLHSAERPWNDEVLDLRCELADDGVRAVTSVRTLNVDRIVSWAADLAESYEGWDGLRAWESLEHDLRIDATHDRRGHVNLRFVIRGPRGYDPSAWEASVMVTLDAGEDMRRLVAELGDLVS is encoded by the coding sequence ATGCTCTTCCCGGTGTTGAGGCAGTTGAATGACGGCGTCGAAATCACCGCCGAGGCGGGGCTTGGGTCCGTCCGTCTTCATAGCGCCGAGCGGCCGTGGAACGACGAGGTACTCGACCTGCGGTGCGAGCTGGCCGATGACGGCGTCCGTGCTGTGACCTCGGTCCGGACGCTCAATGTCGACAGGATCGTTTCGTGGGCAGCCGACCTCGCCGAGTCCTATGAGGGATGGGACGGCCTGCGCGCCTGGGAGTCACTAGAACACGACCTCCGCATCGACGCGACGCATGACCGACGAGGTCACGTCAATCTCCGTTTCGTCATCCGGGGCCCTCGGGGCTACGACCCGAGTGCGTGGGAGGCATCCGTCATGGTGACCCTTGACGCCGGCGAGGACATGCGACGTCTCGTCGCGGAACTCGGCGACCTGGTCTCGTAG
- a CDS encoding TetR/AcrR family transcriptional regulator C-terminal domain-containing protein, whose product MALDRQRIVAEAVALLDAEGLDGVTTRKLAARLGVQSPTLYWHLPNKAALVTAIADAILDQQFGDMSPPEPDQHWQDWLSGLAERLRRALLAHPDGARVISASQLSLKMAAISELAMSTLVARGIPLRQARVIVLTVERFTVGHVLEEQAPRPDADALQHFDMATFAQQHPTAVAAIAEYFRPGRTVDDLFRDCLDVVIEGAAVKARTIS is encoded by the coding sequence TTGGCGCTAGACCGGCAGCGGATCGTCGCCGAGGCCGTCGCCCTGCTCGACGCCGAGGGTCTCGACGGCGTAACGACGCGCAAACTCGCCGCGCGGCTCGGTGTGCAATCGCCGACCCTCTACTGGCATCTGCCCAACAAGGCGGCCCTGGTCACCGCGATTGCCGACGCGATCCTCGACCAGCAGTTCGGCGACATGTCACCGCCCGAGCCGGATCAACACTGGCAGGACTGGTTGAGCGGCCTGGCCGAGCGGCTGCGCCGAGCGCTGCTCGCCCATCCGGACGGCGCCCGGGTCATCTCAGCCTCCCAGCTCTCCCTCAAGATGGCAGCGATCTCGGAACTGGCAATGAGTACCCTGGTGGCGCGCGGTATCCCGTTGCGACAGGCCCGCGTGATCGTCCTGACCGTCGAGCGCTTCACGGTCGGCCACGTCCTCGAAGAACAGGCCCCCCGCCCGGACGCGGACGCGCTGCAGCACTTCGACATGGCCACATTCGCCCAGCAGCACCCGACCGCGGTCGCCGCCATCGCCGAATACTTCCGACCCGGCCGCACCGTGGACGACCTGTTCCGCGACTGTCTAGACGTGGTCATCGAGGGCGCCGCGGTCAAAGCCAGGACCATCTCCTGA
- a CDS encoding IS256 family transposase — protein sequence MLTVVNPDDPTPATGSVPAGTGGSLIDEIVRDGARRMLAAALEAEVASYIAAHTGDVDDAGRRLVVRNGHAQPRKVLTAAGAVEVAAPRVNDKRVDDAGERQRYSSAILPAWCRKSPKITEVLPLLYLHGLSSQDFAPALENFLGTGSGLSAAVITRLTVKWQDEARQFADRDLSGVDYVYLWADGVHLNVRLDEEKLCLLVMIGVRVDGTKELIALAEGYRESSGSWADLLRDCKRRGMRAPVLAVGDGALGFWSALREVLPETREQRCWFHKIGNVLAALPKSAHPGAKKALAEVWNAEDRDHARRAVAAFKLAYGAKFAKAVAKVTDDLDELLAFYDYPAEHWVHLRTTNPIESTFATVRHRTKVTKGPGSKAAGLAMAFKLIEAAQARWRAVNAPHLVALVRAGARFERGHLVERTDQEPTTITAAA from the coding sequence GTGCTCACGGTAGTCAACCCTGATGACCCCACGCCAGCGACCGGATCGGTCCCGGCCGGGACGGGTGGGTCGTTGATCGACGAGATCGTGCGGGACGGTGCCCGCAGGATGCTCGCCGCTGCCCTCGAAGCCGAGGTCGCTTCGTATATCGCGGCGCACACCGGCGACGTCGACGATGCCGGGCGGCGGTTGGTCGTGCGTAACGGTCACGCCCAGCCGCGGAAGGTCCTGACCGCGGCCGGGGCGGTGGAGGTCGCCGCGCCGCGGGTCAACGACAAACGCGTCGACGATGCCGGCGAGCGTCAGCGGTACTCGTCGGCGATCCTGCCGGCGTGGTGCCGTAAGTCGCCGAAGATCACCGAGGTGTTACCGCTGCTCTACCTGCATGGCCTGTCGTCGCAGGATTTCGCCCCCGCGCTGGAGAACTTCCTCGGCACCGGCTCGGGACTGTCCGCGGCGGTGATCACCCGGCTGACGGTGAAGTGGCAGGACGAGGCCCGCCAGTTCGCCGACCGCGACCTCTCGGGTGTGGACTATGTCTACCTGTGGGCGGACGGGGTGCACCTCAACGTGCGCCTCGACGAGGAGAAACTGTGCCTGCTCGTCATGATCGGCGTCCGCGTCGACGGCACCAAGGAACTCATCGCCCTGGCCGAGGGCTACCGCGAGTCGTCCGGCTCCTGGGCGGACCTGCTCCGCGACTGCAAACGCCGCGGGATGCGCGCCCCGGTCCTGGCCGTCGGCGACGGCGCGCTCGGCTTCTGGTCGGCGTTACGTGAGGTGTTGCCCGAAACCCGTGAGCAGCGCTGCTGGTTCCACAAGATCGGCAACGTCCTCGCGGCGCTGCCGAAGTCCGCGCATCCCGGCGCGAAGAAGGCCCTCGCCGAGGTCTGGAACGCCGAGGACCGCGACCACGCCCGCCGCGCCGTCGCCGCGTTCAAGCTCGCCTACGGCGCCAAGTTCGCCAAGGCCGTCGCCAAGGTCACCGACGACCTCGACGAGCTCCTCGCGTTCTACGACTACCCCGCCGAGCACTGGGTGCACCTGCGCACCACGAACCCGATCGAGTCGACGTTCGCGACCGTGCGGCACCGCACGAAGGTCACCAAGGGCCCTGGATCGAAGGCCGCCGGTCTGGCCATGGCGTTCAAACTCATCGAGGCCGCCCAGGCCCGGTGGCGGGCGGTCAACGCACCACACCTTGTCGCCCTCGTCCGCGCCGGCGCCCGCTTCGAACGCGGCCACCTCGTCGAACGGACAGATCAGGAACCCACCACCATCACTGCCGCAGCCTGA
- a CDS encoding IS110 family transposase has protein sequence MAHPLGVKGFAYRRVKNDARDAADLADLLRMGRLPEAYPAPPAVRELRELVRYRAKLVAWRSGLKASVHAVLAKQGVHISVSDLFGVGGRELLSCAPLDGAYRGRVDSLCRLIDAVDFEIDAVGGPIRARLAGHRG, from the coding sequence TTGGCGCATCCGTTGGGAGTGAAAGGGTTCGCCTACCGGCGGGTGAAGAATGATGCCCGTGATGCCGCGGACCTGGCGGATCTGCTGCGGATGGGCAGGTTGCCGGAGGCGTATCCGGCGCCGCCGGCGGTGCGCGAGTTGCGGGAGCTGGTGCGGTATCGGGCCAAGCTGGTCGCGTGGCGCAGCGGGTTGAAGGCATCGGTGCATGCGGTGTTGGCCAAGCAGGGCGTGCACATCTCCGTGTCGGATCTGTTCGGCGTCGGCGGGCGGGAACTGCTGTCCTGCGCACCGCTGGACGGGGCGTATCGGGGTCGGGTGGACTCACTGTGCCGGCTGATCGACGCGGTTGACTTCGAGATCGACGCGGTCGGCGGACCGATCCGGGCCAGACTCGCCGGGCATCGCGGCTAG